One Drosophila willistoni isolate 14030-0811.24 chromosome 2R unlocalized genomic scaffold, UCI_dwil_1.1 Seg167, whole genome shotgun sequence DNA segment encodes these proteins:
- the LOC6641825 gene encoding uncharacterized protein LOC6641825, with product MALESRNFRILFDQFEIKPKASGDIIKDISCQLMQIENRSYINVHLILLRNVDKVNARAYLDFWKSQTTNKIRLYNLNVDACLFLGTGHKNRLFSMFTKTFEQHLNAKFICPFKANFNYTLTKWYIDEEEFPTYVPEGKFKGLIDIIGENQTSLRVKYHGRVIPNKMLS from the exons ATGGCCTTAGAATCTCGTAACTTTCGTATTCTATTCGATCAGTTTGAAATTAAGCCAAAAGCATCCGGAGATATAATCAAAGATATCAGTTGTCAATTAATGCAAATTGAGAATCGTAGTTATATCAATGTACATTTAATATTGCTACGAAATGTTGATAAAGTAAATGCTAGAGCATATTTGGACTTTTGGAAGAGTCagacaacaaataaaattcgTCTCTATAATCTCAATGTGGATGCATGTCTATTTCTGGGCACTGGACATAAAAATCGTTTATTTAGCATGTTTACCAAAACTTTTGAACAACATTTAAATGCTAAATTTATATGTCCCTTCAAGGCG aATTTTAACTATACATTGACTAAGTGGTATATAGATGAGGAGGAATTTCCTACGTATGTACCTGAAGGCAAATTTAAAGGTTTAATTGACATAATCGGTGAAAATCAAACAAGTTTGCGTGTAAAATATCATGGTAGGGTAATACCCAATAAAATGTTGTCCTAG
- the LOC6642094 gene encoding uncharacterized protein LOC6642094, translated as MTGTFLFSVLVIGFATFLEVETKINAYFTKVECINQWPELMPDLSCYSNSSVNGESGSFSAEFTLAENVKELSGIYIVGIQRGKLITNYTASEMNFCVALETVQNNYLLKMIADELRRVGNFPLQCPFKKKHRYYLKDYRIDTKLIPSYTPDLTFVTDCVIATQKRTIFRFKTYGRVFKKSGKSGR; from the exons ATGACTGGAACGTTCTTGTTTTCTGTTCTCGTAATTGGATTTGCCACATTTTTAGAAGTGGAGACAAAG ATCAATGCGTACTTTACCAAAGTGGAGTGTATAAATCAATGGCCGGAACTAATGCCAGATCTTAGTTGCTACTCAAATAGCTCTGTCAATGGTGAGAGTGGTTCATTTTCTGCAGAGTTCACACTGGCTGAAAATGTTAAGGAGCTTAGTGGAATTTATATAGTTGGCATACAACGGGGAAAGCTAATAACAAATTATACAGCATCAGAAATGAATTTCTGTGTGGCTTTGGAGACAGTACAAAATAATTATCTACTTAAAATGATCGCCGATGAGTTGCGTCGAGTGGGAAATTTTCCTTTGCAATGTCCATTTAAAAAG AAACATCGCTATTATTTAAAGGACTATAGAATCGATACAAAGCTAATTCCAAGCTATACACCGGATTTGACTTTTGTAACGGATTGTGTGATTGCTACACAGAAACGCACAATATTCCGCTTTAAGACATATGGAagagtttttaaaaaatcggGAAAATCGGGAAGATGA
- the LOC6642093 gene encoding uncharacterized protein LOC6642093 codes for MAGCGFWLFLPLSLSAVYIINCERNYRIIFDDVNIQHWAPDLVEDFKYQLIQMNNRSYVSGHLILRKSIERIDVRTRLQLAKPYGKKIKLYDVRLEGCQFLKTVQSNRLLNVFATTFKKHTNQNLTCPFKPHLNYSMDKWCIDEQDLPSYVPAGGFDTLTEYSMRNKMVFRVIVIGRIVLIK; via the exons ATGGCCGGTTGTGGCTTTTGGTTGTTCTTACCGCTTTCTCTCAGCGCtgtttatattataaattgtGAACGTAATTATCGCATAATTTTCGATGACGTCAATATTCAGCATTGGGCTCCCGATTTAGTTGAAGATTTTAAATATCAACTAATTCAAATGAACAATCGCAGTTACGTCAGTGGACATTTGATTTTGCGAAAAAGTATTGAAAGAATTGATGTGCGTACTAGACTGCAACTGGCAAAACCATATGGCAAAAAGATAAAATTGTATGACGTACGATTGGAAGGATGTCAATTTCTGAAAACTGTGCAATCAAATCGTCTTCTTAATGTATTTGCAACTACtttcaaaaaacacacaaatcaGAATTTAACATGTCCCTTTAAACCG CACTTAAATTATAGTATGGACAAATGGTGTATAGACGAACAGGATTTACCATCGTATGTTCCAGCCGGGGGATTTGATACCCTCACTGAATATTCTATGCGAAATAAAATGGTATTTCGTGTTATTGTTATTGGTCGAATTGTTTTGATCAAATAA
- the LOC6642095 gene encoding uncharacterized protein LOC6642095 yields the protein MPETRIKKLCVTPSTGHHNDVEASASLTNRNLGLPVQANAIRIQNPNRNREPRPRGQRNATEFTASQEVKLKAGDVRIDRMKIAMTKLRTEMEASNKMLQELCSLARIDVDKME from the coding sequence ATGCCGGAAACGAGAATTAAAAAGCTTTGCGTCACACCAAGCACTGGACACCATAATGATGTCGAGGCCAGCGCCAGTCTAACTAACAGAAATTTAGGTTTGCCCGTTCAGGCTAATGCCATACGTATTCAGAATCCAAATCGAAATCGTGAACCACGTCCAAGGGGTCAACGGAATGCCACAGAATTCACAGCCTCCCAGGAGGTGAAACTGAAAGCGGGCGATGTTCGCATTGACCGCATGAAAATCGCCATGACCAAATTACGCACCGAAATGGAGGCATCGAATAAAATGCTACAAGAATTGTGTTCCTTGGCACGAATTGATGTCGATAAGATGGAatag
- the LOC6641824 gene encoding uncharacterized protein LOC6641824 has translation MSVRKLIYKVSIIFVSCLSCCLAAYLVRVDHFNFHVDDPLIILSQSAFIEQDVNRSYLSGHLLFSEPLKDIILQTSLDINRPKLPRMRLFDVRLEICHIMNNGYKNKFVRQFYNNFASFVNENATCPLKPHFNYTLNRAYVNDDVFPDFLPECTYRMKLIFQHKSKTLAHIQLDGRLSKAIK, from the exons ATGTCAGTTCGAAAGTTAATCTACAAAGTGTCCATTATATTCGTCAGCTGCCTCTCCTGCTGTTTGGCCGCCTATTTAGTTCGTGTTGATCATTTCAATTTCCATGTCGACGATCCTCTTATTATTCTTTCACAAAGTGCGTTTATTGAACAGGATGTAAATCGAAGTTATCTATCGGGACATTTGTTATTTAGTGAACCCTTGAAGGATATTATTCTCCAAACCTCGTTGGATATTAATCGCCCGAAATTGCCGCGAATGCGTTTATTCGATGTACGTTTAGAAATTTGCCATATTATGAATAATggctataaaaataaatttgtgcgacaattttacaataatttTGCATCGTTTGTCAATGAGAATGCAACATGTCCTCTCAAGCCG CATTTTAATTACACCCTAAATCGCGCCTATGTGAATGATGATGTGTTTCCCGATTTTCTACCTGAATGCACTTATCGcatgaaattgatttttcaACACAAATCAAAGACTTTGGCACACATACAACTCGATGGCCGATTGAGCAAggcaattaaataa